Genomic segment of Sarcophilus harrisii chromosome 4, mSarHar1.11, whole genome shotgun sequence:
GAAACTTATAGAAACTTAAATGAAACCAGCATTTTTCTAGCCCAATATAAGCTTCTCAAAACTCAACAGTGGGGTGAGAAGCCAGAAAAGTGACCTTAAATCAgagttttttttaagacaaattgATCTGGAGAGTTAGAGGAAGGTAAAAGGAGTCTAAGAGGAAATCCATACtagtaatttttcaattttaactTATTAAGGTTCTAGATATGATTATTTATATTCATCTGAAAGACCTGAGGCAACACCTGGGATGCCCCACCCTCAATATAGCTCCCTATATAGATAACCTCTTATTCCTAAGGAGATAGTTTTAGGTGGCTCAGAAAAGATTATCAACTGGCAGCTGCTCTACTTAAGCCTCTCAGAATTTAACTGacttaggaaaaaatatgataaaactgAAAGTGCCCTGGATCTGGAACCataagatctggatttgaattctgatgcATTACCCTTGTGATCATGATAActcacttcctttttctggaCATAGATAAGAAGAGCCTTAGTGTTCATCTTTCTAGTTCCGCCATTCCCTATCTATCAGCTTTGAGAAACTGCAAGAACTCAACATATATAAtagataagcaaaataaaaatgttccacagcttactatttttcaattataaTAAGCACATTCAAAAACATTAATGAATTTTTGAGTGAACTTAACATTGTTACTATAATGTATGAGATGGTAAGGGAAGGCCTAGAAattttttgacattaaaaaagGGTCCACCTACTTGAAGTTGGGGACCACTAATCTAGTCTGACATCCTCACTTttatagatacaaaaaaaaaaaaaaaatcataaacatcAGTATCCCACCCCACCCTCTGCATCCTTTACCCTGGGACTGCCAGGATCCCAGCTTCTGTTCCCAAGACTGGATTATTCTGGACACCTCCTTGAAAAACTGATTTCTGGTCTCCTCTCTGAGAAAAGTGTAAATGGAGCAGGATTCACTCCACCTCAAAAGTCCAAATCCCAGAAGCTCAGTTCTAAGTGGAACCTGACTGTTAGCCCTCACTCTATTCTAAGACTAAAACATGGAACAGATAAGACACAGAAACTAATGCTGGCCCAAACAGGGCAACATAATGAAAAGAAGAGTATTCCTGAGATGACTTAGCAGCCTTTAGATTTAAGAATGGCAATTCATAACTATAATCAGCAACCTCCATCCCCAAATCTTAGGAGCACAAAAAGACTGAAGAATACCTAGCCCCACCCTGCATTAGTTTCCCCACATAAAAGGCTGCCCATAAACAGAGCTCCCCTGAATCTCCTATGTGAGGAAACAGGCTTGGAAAGGGCTAGGTCTTTCTGGGCTGCCTTCTGCACACTGCACTTCTTCAGGGTCTGGAGAACAACTATCCCTGTATCCAGTTGGGTTTTAAGGCATCTCGAAGACCATTTTTAAAATCAGTCCTCTATCCCCAGCTCCCTATTCCCTCTCCAGCTTCTTTCCTGAGGAAGTTGTTTCTGCAGTGGCTGCCCCACCCTAGCCTCCTCTCAGTGCCCAGtgccacaacaacaacaagctaGCAATGATAATCTCCAGCTCCGTTTTTCCGCtgctcactcactcactcattccCCAAAGCTCAGCCCTCCCCAGCCCATTTTTCTACTCTGTGCACAGGAGTGGGCGTTGCTTCTGGAAAATGGCCCTGGGACAGACAATGGAAAAAAACAGCCCAGCAGAGGGGAGGGTGggtagggaaggagaggaggaggaggaggaggaggaggactggGAGGGTGGGGGCTACCCctctgaaagggaaagaaagcagaATAGAGGAAGATATGGGCTGACGAGAAGCCCAGAGAACAGCCTCTAAGCTACTccgcatgtatatatgcacatgcataaaACACAGGACTACATGCCTCAGACACACCCTCCAGGTGCAGAAATGAAATATGCAGCCTGCGCATGGAATCTTAGTCATGTGATCTTGCAATCTCTCCCCAACTGGGGCACTCCTCCACCCCACCCTGGCATCTCTTTACAACCTGAAGCTAAACCACCAGCCCCTTCTCACAGCCTTTTTCTGGGATCCTCACATCTGGATCTGCTTCTCACATCTGGCCCCCACTCAGCTCCCTCTGTCTACTGGGCCCCCAGATCCTATCACCCACATCCCCGGCCAAGTCAACCACAACTCACCAAACCAAGGAGAGAGGAAatgcagagagaagagagagagggacacaGTGGGGAGGGCTGAGCTATGGCCTATTTATACCCTCAGCCAAACCCTGCCCGTGGCAGGGGGCGGAGGGGAGCTAGGACACCCCTTCCCTGATGCTGGGTCAGAAGAGACCAATAGCAAGTCCTCTTCACCTCCTGGCTCACGTTGTCTGGTGGGTGAGCAGGGCTTACACGGGATGAGGCGCTAATATGGGGATAGTTTTCAATTATGACCCCACATCCCAGGGAGGGGACCCTGAAAGGAGAGCCAGACAGTACCCACAAGCCTTGAGCCCCCAGGCTCAAGGAATGGGTAGGACTCCAAACCCATCTTATAGGAGGACCTACAATAAAAGGGGGGTATACAGTCTTTGTCAAATTGtaggaaaaaggggagggaagaacacAAGTATGGAAAATTCCTGCAAAGTTAAGAATCTTctagaatagaaggaagaaagaccCAGGGCATGGGACTAAACTGGCACGAGAGAAAGGGGCCACTTAGTCCCTCTGCTTCAGGGGAAGTAAGACTGTGCTGAGGGTGTGGCTATCTTAGCCATAGCCAGAATATATGTGCAAAGGATAGTGGACACCAGGCCAGCTCCACAGAAAAAGACTTGGAGAATGCTTGGGAAATACtccatggaaagaaaaatatctccAAGTAGTCTTATTCCTTGGAGTTTGTGACTAAGTGCCTGGGAGGAGCTCAAGGATAGGGGTAAAGGAAGGAAGGTGAACATAAGATGTGGGATGGGGCTGAATGGGGGAAGGATATCCAAAAGTGTACGGAATGAGATCAGAATGAGAAGGAAGGGCTCATGAGTGCCCTCACTAAAGAGACTGAAGGAAAACACATGAGACTGAATATGGGGGTCAGGGGAGCAGAATAGAGGGGGACACGTGAACATTTGGGATATGGGGATATTTGGATGTTGAATTTGACATCTTGAAGTGACATATCAGGAGAGGGGAGTAGGGCTAAACTATCTTCAAAGATTCACTAATTATCAGACTAGGTTGGTATTTCCCCATGCTGAACCCTGACTTTGGGCTGGGAATAGGAGGGGTATCCCAGGAAGGGAGTAGAAAACAGGCCATCAACCTTAATCCTATTAGTGCTGCCATTTCATCCCTGCCAGCTGTCCACAGCCGCAGGCAAATAACAGGCTACCACACCCAGGCCTCACCCTCCACCTCTCTGGTGTTTTTTGTTAGGGAAACACTGGAACCCAGTGGCTTTTCTGAATGCAGGTTTGAGAAGTACCTCAGCCAGCCTCCTCAGAGCCTTTCTCTCCAGCCCACCATtagagtctctctctctcaaagacCCCTGAAAAGGGGAAGCCTCCAGTTGAGGAAATGGTAATCTTTATTGTGGTGCCATGAACTCCTTTAGCAATCTGGTAAAGCCcatattcaaaataatattttttaaatgtttgaaggaATTGCTAAATTTCAGGTAGAGGTtgttgaaaataatatgtaatttcCCCCCCATCCAAATCCACTGGACTTTTTTCTGACTCCTAAGAAGTTCAAAAGGCCCATTCTCCAACCAGTATCTATCCCCTTTTTGGTATTGATGAGGTTCTGGGTAGCTAAGTGGGCactaagagagagagagcctgAATTACTGCATACAATCTGGAAGCCTAGATACTCTTCCAGGAAAATTGGGAGGAGCACTGATAAGATCATCTCAACCTTAAGTGggtcttttgttcttaagtaggcCTTTTGTTCCTTGTCAAATACCTTGCCTGAACAAAATCATCATAACCCCACAGTTACTGTAtctaatcagaaagccaagttatgatgtcaacccCTGAGGTGattatttcccctataaaaaccctacttttatgtgagaaatactgaaaagttgaGTTTCCACAGAGTGTTGCAAGCCTTGAGGCAGTGTAGAATACtgggtaccactgaccaagagaTTTTCATTATGTGAGAGGTTAAAGAAGGTTaagattccacagaacaattaagaTCAATAGAAGTCTTGAGTAAACAAGGAATTAGGGAGCTAGGAAGGCATAGGTgaattcagccaatcagaaagagacttgtggttttgagaaaaacacaaactttttttttaagtctggtaGTCTTTTtgtgcattattattttttttaatagctttttatatacaaaacataggcatgggtaatttttcaacattgacccttgcaaaaccttcgttccaacttttcccctccttccccccacccctcccccagatggcaggtaatcccatacatgttaaatatgttaaagtacatgtttaATACAATaggtgtatacatatttatacagttatcttgttgcacaggaaagattggatttaaaaagaaggtaaaaataacctgagaagaaaaaaacaaaaatgcaagcaaacattaacagaaagagtggaaaggttatattgtggtccatactcatttcccagtattctttctctgggtgtaactgattctgttcattatagatcaattggaacttatttggatcctcttattgtggaagagagccacatccatcagaattgatcatcatgtagtattgttgttgaagtgtatagtgatctcctggttctgctcatttcacttagcttcagttcgtgtaattctctccaagcctctctatattcatttcttatagaacagtaatattccataacattcctatatcataatttattcagccattctccatttggtgggcatcccttcaatttccaatttctagccactacaaaaagggctacacatatgggttcctttcccttctttaaaatctctttggaaaataagtccagtagtaacactgctggatcaaaaggtatgcacagtttgataactttttgacgatagttccaaattgctctccagaatggttggatccattcacaactccaccaacaatgtatcagtgtcccagttttcccacatcccctccaacattcatcattatcttttcctgtcatcttagccaatctgacaggtgtgtagtggtatctcagagttgtcttaatttgcatttctctgatcaataatgatttggaacatgttttcatatgactagaaatagttttaaattcttcatctgaaaattgttcatatcctttgaccatttatcaattggagaatggcttgatttcttataaattagtggcaattctttatatatttcagagatgaagcctttatcagaacctttagctggaaaaatgttttcccagtttattgcttcccttctgatactgtctgcattagttttatttgtacaaaaactttttaacttaatataatcgaaattttctattttgtgatcaataatgacctctagttcttctttgatcacaaattcctaccccctccacaggtctgagaggtaaactatcctatgttcttctaatttatttataatctcattctttatacctagatcatgaacccattttgatcttattttggtgtacagtattaagtatgggtcaatacctagtGAGAAAAgcacaaacttaagataatagcccATTTGGCCCAAACTGCTCCTTCTTCCTGAAGAGGAGAGGAGCCTGCTTCTGACCAGAACATTAAGaggattccttaagattcttctttaataaattttcctcaatatctaGTTTTCAGTTAGAAATATAGTAACATTATACAATAAAGTCCTAATAATTTCTCTTGGAATTTTGCTAGCCAATCAATGGTAATCCAGTCTTATGGAATCTTTCTCCTTGTAACTAACTCCTTTTGGGGGCCAGTTCTGATAAGTATCACAATAACTAAAGCCTATTAGGACATTTTTAGGGTTAGCCAGACATTCAGTATCATAACCCCCCACTTGTCACACCACCATCTTCTGCCTCAATGGTGTCTATATTTGGGGGTATATTTTGAGATTAAATGTTAAGATTATAGGGATACAGTCAGACTCCCTATGCTGGGCtgaaaatgtaatgctggagaaactgaggcaggagagagattagagaggtttttttaaaatattttattagttggagagcataattgactggacaggactctcgtctcaaagtatccagcgatgaatgtgaattctcaatgacatatatagcCACTTgcctcagctacaggggtagaccaagACAAGGATGGAGTCAGAAAACTGAGAGTGGGAAGTTtcaggaccataaatttggttctagcaggatgggggaaaactggaagccaaagtcaggatgtctgaataaacagaagtaaagatgtcaatgaggtatctgggatagtcttatcttttggaatattttagaagggtagtgtcataaattcttgaggacagaaggagttaggagttaggaagtctgatctccctcttatcttgagtctcacattgacaatttataaccagagcaaatggtcctcagtcttaatggaccagagtggggttttacaactaagagagttgaggcagaacagttaaggaaactaagacagaacaattcagggaaactcagtcaggacaataagggaaactagtgcagggaaactgaggtagaacagttcaaagagactgtggcataacaccaAAATAGTGGGGTTACACACTCCTATTGTGTGTAATATGATGGGGGTACACAGGGTGATGCCCCAAAAGTATATTGAGATTATGGGCAGATAGTATGAGGTgtcccaaaagaatttgtagacttaAAACTTCTtcaaataaagaagcaaagatgTATTATGCTATTAAcagcaggctaaatccataaggGTTTTTAGCAAGGAAAGGGAGTTTTAGCAATTACAAGGGAAAGTCACCTTTAAGAAGGAAGATGGTGggctaaccctaaaagggatttagcaccctaaaaaaaAGTGTTGGGGGTTTACAAGTAGGtcttttatagggaaattttCCTCAGAGATTGATATCATAACTTGACTTTCTATTTGAATGTAGGAGCTGCAGAGTTTTGTCAATGCAAAGAATTCAGCTAAGAATTCTACCAGACTTCCACTTGCAATTTGGGACTTTAATAAAGTTCCGCTTGAACAAAAagcctaataaaaaaaaatctatttataatcCTATCAGGGCTCCTCCCTGCTTGCTTCAGGGAATAGCTAGGTTTCCAGATTGTTTTCAATGattcagtttctctctgtcaTCACCCATTTAGCTACCAGGACCTCTTCAGTCTCATTCTCAAATCTAACCACAAGCCCTTTTGCTGCAGCTTCAAAaccatttcctcttcttctagaTCCTTCTTCCTCTAAATAGTGAGActaaaagagaatattaaaaacattttcttccatctAGTAATATCAACAAATTCTTCTAGCAGCCCCTCAGCTTTCTTTTCACAGGGGATCCAAGTTTCTCAAGAGAACAGCTGCAATTTGAGGTATTAGGTAAAACATTTGGAGTTTGGTTATAAAAGAAGCCCAGTCCCAACCCTATTCTCCATTCCCTTTAAGAATAGCCACACCATCCCAAAGGGTGCTGGAACAACAGCCATTTTTATTGAGAGATCATTCACAATGGTGAGCATATTAACAATGAAAGGAATTCCAAGTCCAGTATCTTGTTCCTACTAATCCCACCATCTCTCTATATTGGCTCTTTACCTCCCCAAAGaacttttttaatgtattcttgCATTATGACAGAATACCACAGATCCAAGGGGAAGGCTAAGGGAATGCAACAGAGAtggaagatgagaagggaaattTCTTTCCTAAGGGTTATAAATCAAATTGAAAGCTGAGACAGATCAAGGCATGTCTAGATTATGAGACCTCAAAGATTTGGTGGTCCAAATCATCCTCAAAAAGAGGATCTGGTCTTCAACAGAACTAACAAGTGACCATTCATTCTCTATAAGACAATCTCTAGGTAGACAGGGATATAACATCTATCTTAAAGTTCTTTCCCATGCATCAATTCACTTTATTGTTCCCCATCCCTGATCCATCCCACTTATGGGGTTGCTAAGGACAAGGAGGTTTAGGGGGACAGTCTCGGAAGTACTCATGACAGTAGAGGCAGAGACAAGCCAGAGCGCGGACGTACTCAGTGAAATCCACCTCACAGTCCTTGTTAGTATCCATCAAGCTCAAAAAATTGTTGTAGTCACACTCCCGGAGCCGCGTCTAAAAATatgtagaagagagaaa
This window contains:
- the S100A3 gene encoding protein S100-A3; this translates as MPTSLEQAVAAIVSTFQEYANREGDKYKLSQCELKELLLKELPALSPTRLRECDYNNFLSLMDTNKDCEVDFTEYVRALACLCLYCHEYFRDCPPKPPCP